A region from the Drosophila mauritiana strain mau12 chromosome 2L, ASM438214v1, whole genome shotgun sequence genome encodes:
- the LOC117136033 gene encoding phosphoglycerate kinase isoform X3, which produces MLPMRQSLYQRVQSRFTNLRFQRFFSKDDCNGKQVKKLSLKNVDVAGKRVFMRVDFNVPMKDGKITNNQRIVSALPTIKYALEKKCFGIPLGTS; this is translated from the exons atgctTCCTATGCGGCAGAGCTTATACCAAAGGGTTCAATCTCGATTCACAAATTTAAGGTTTCAACGATTTTTTAGCAAGGACGACTGCAATGGAAAGCAAGTAAAGAAGTTGAGCTTAAAAAATGTAGATGTGGCTGGAAAAAGGGTTTTTATGAG AGTGGACTTTAATGTACCCATGAAAGATGGTAAAATAACCAACAACCAAAGAATAGTTTCCGCACTTCCCACTATTAAATATGCCTTGGAAAAGAAAT GTTTTGGCATCCCACTTGGGACGTCCTGA
- the LOC117136021 gene encoding pre-mRNA-splicing factor CWC25 homolog, with translation MGGGDLNLKKSWHPHTMKNQERVWKAEEQAKMEERKLQDLRKEINEERDREELRRLGESSGVLSNNGGAAGEAKLEWMYKNSTELINREEYLLGRKIDKSFETLQAEESRKEQNTVGLKQTINHVEHDCVPFSIRTYRNVQSNEQVDIQRKTLEDPLMLIKQREMESRRKLLENPVKLKEIHRILKTEQEQKTAQGKKKNKKSKKSKKSKKKKNRRSSDDESSDSESNDSDDDLDRKLARQVSKLKGDQGDLKLDKLLDAKYRTISNQLDMATKKKKSKKSKKKKSSDSSDESSDEEEKPRRQRSREPEPRRKHKRSHSSEDRNHRERRRSRSPRDRKKRQSRSPEQRRRHWSPEERRERRRSRSRSPLAKRTRSPEDRKARHQSKDTSKHREKRRSRTPEERSRSKRSRSRSSKRDVNRRITERPPPSRPTGKPKLSEADREARLREMMDNATWREADRSQVVRKHREAYAREEAQNRERDFDKEFINKEVKKAIANHNSIGDRIRANLNNIQRTASSMDSNFARK, from the exons ATGGGTGGCGGAGATCTA AATCTGAAGAAATCATGGCATCCGCACACGATGAAAAACCAGGAGCGCGTTTGGAAGGCGGAGGAGCAAGCGAAGATGGAGGAGCGCAAGCTGCAGGATCTGCGCAAGGAGATCAACGAGGAGCGGGACAGGGAGGAGCTGAGGCGGTTGGGCGAAAGTTCCGGTGTGCTGAGCAATAATGGCGGAGCCGCTGGCGAAGCCAAACTGGAGTGGATGTACAAAA ACAGCACAGAGCTGATCAACCGCGAGGAGTACCTCTTGGGCCGGAAGATCGACAAATCCTTTGAGACCCTGCAAGCGGAGGAGAGCCGCAAGGAGCAGAACACAGTGGGTCTCAAGCAGACGATCAACCATGTGGAGCACGACTGTGTGCCCTTCTCTATCCGGACCTACCGCAATGTGCAGTCCAACGAACAGGTGGACATACAGCGCAAGACCCTCGAGGATCCCCTGATGCTCATCAAGCAGCGCGAGATGGAATCGCGTCGAAAGCTGCTTGAGAACCCCGTCAAGCTGAAGGAAATCCATCGCATTCTCAAGACTGAACAGGAACAAAAGACCGCCCAGGGAAAGAAGAAGAACAAGAAAAGCAAAAAGTCCAAGAAatccaaaaagaagaagaaccGACGATCCAGCGATGATGAGAGTAGTGACAGCGAGAGCAATGATAGCGACGATGACTTGGACAGAAAATTGGCCCGCCAAGTGAGCAAACTCAAGGGAGACCAAGGTGACCTTAAACTGGACAAGCTGCTGGACGCCAAGTACCGCACCATTTCGAATCAATTAGACATGGCCACCAAGAAGAAAAAGAGCAAGAAATCTAAGAAGAAGAAAAGCAGCGATAGCAGTGATGAAAGTAGTGACGAAGAGGAAAAGCCAAGAAGACAAAGGTCTAGGGAACCAGAGCCAAGGAGAAAGCACAAGAGAAGCCACAGCTCAGAGGACAGAAATCACAGGGAAAGACGCAGGAGCAGAAGCCCGCGGGACAGAAAAAAGCGACAGAGTAGAAGTCCGGAACAAAGGCGGAGGCATTGGAGTCCAGAAGAGAGAAGGGAAAGGCGGAGAAGCAGGAGCAGAAGTCCCTTAGCGAAAAGAACCAGGAGCCCCGAGGACAGAAAAGCAAGACATCAAAGCAAAGACACTTCAAAGCATCGCGAGAAACGCAGGAGTAGGACGCCTGAAGAGCGCTCCAGATCGAAACGCAGCAGGAGCCGAAGTTCCAAAAGAGATGTCAATCGAAGGATTACTGAAAGACCGCCTCCCAGCCGTCCCACCGGCAAGCCAAAGTTAAGCGAAGCCGACCGAGAAGCCCGTCTGCGCGAAATGATGGACAACGCCACTTGGAGGGAAGCGGATCGCAGCCAGGTGGTTCGCAAGCACCGAGAAGCCTACGCGCGCGAGGAGGCCCAAAACCGCGAACGTGACTTCGACAAGGAGTTCATTAACAAGGAGGTAAAGAAGGCCATTGCCAACCACAACTCCATTGGCGATCGCATCCGGGCCAATCTCAACAACATACAGCGCACCGCCTCCTCAATGGACAGCAACTTTGCCCGCAAATAA
- the LOC117136043 gene encoding phosphoglycerate kinase — translation MAFNKLSIENLDLAGKRVLMRVDFNVPIKEGKITSNQRIVAALDSVKLALSKKAKSVVLMSHLGRPDGNKNIKYTLAPVAAELKTLLGQDVIFLSDCVGSEVEAACKDPAPGSVILLENVRFYVEEEGKGLDASGGKVKADPAKVKEFRASLAKLGDVYVNDAFGTAHRAHSSMMGDGFEQRAAGLLLNKELKYFSQALDKPPNPFLAILGGAKVADKIQLIENLLDKVNEMIIGGGMAFTFLKVLNNMKIGGSLFDEEGSKIVEKLVEKAKKNNVQLHLPVDFVCGDKFAENAAVSEATVEAGIPDGHMGLDVGPKTRELFAAPIARAKLIVWNGPPGVFEFPNFANGTKSIMDGVVAATKNGTVSIIGGGDTASCCAKWNTEALVSHVSTGGGASLELLEGKTLPGVAALSSA, via the exons ATGGCCTTCAATAAGCTGAGCATAGAGAACCTGGACTTGGCGGGCAAGCGGGTGTTGATGCG CGTCGATTTCAATGTGCCCATCAAGGAGGGCAAGATCACCAGCAACCAGAGGATCGTCGCCGCCTTGGATAGTGTCAAGTTGGCCCTGTCCAAGAAAGCCAAATCGGTGGTGTTGATGTCTCACTTGGGTCGTCCCGATGGCAACAAAAACATCAAGTACACCCTGGCACCCGTGGCCGCTGAGCTGAAGACCCTGCTCGGCCAGGATGTGATCTTCCTGAGCGACTGCGTCGGCAGCGAAGTGGAGGCCGCCTGCAAGGACCCCGCCCCGGGATCCGTTATTCTGCTGGAGAACGTCCGCTTCTACGTGGAGGAGGAGGGCAAGGGCTTGGACGCCAGCGGCGGCAAGGTCAAGGCCGATCCCGCCAAGGTCAAGGAGTTCCGTGCCAGCCTGGCCAAGCTCGGGGATGTCTATGTCAACGACGCCTTCGGCACTGCCCATCGCGCCCACAGTTCCATGATGGGCGATGGCTTCGAGCAGCGCGCAGCTGGTCTGTTGCTGAACAAGGAGCTGAAGTACTTCTCGCAGGCCCTGGACAAGCCACCAAATCCCTTCCTGGCAATTCTCGGTGGCGCCAAGGTAGCCGACAAGATCCAGCTGATTGAGAACCTTCTGGACAAGGTCAACGAGATGATCATCGGCGGCGGCATGGCCTTCACCTTCCTGAAGGTCCTCAACAACATGAAGATCGGCGGTTCCCTGTTCGACGAGGAGGGCTCCAAGATCGTCGAGAAACTGGTGGAGAAGGCCAAGAAGAACAACGTGCAGTTGCATCTGCCAGTGGACTTTGTCTGCGGCGACAAGTTCGCCGAGAACGCTGCCGTCAGCGAGGCCACCGTGGAGGCCGGAATTCCCGATGGACACATGGGTCTGGATGTGGGTCCCAAGACCCGCGAGCTATTCGCGGCGCCCATTGCTCGCGCCAAGCTGATCGTGTGGAACGG ACCCCCCGGTGTCTTTGAGTTCCCCAACTTCGCCAACGGCACCAAGTCCATCATGGACGGCGTGGTGGCCGCCACCAAGAACGGCACCGTCTCCATCATCGGCGGCGGCGACACTGCCTCTTGCTGCGCCAAGTGGAACACGGAGGCACTCGTCTCGCACGTCTCCACCGGAGGCGGCGCCTCGCTGGAGCTCCTGGAGGGCAAGACACTGCCAGGCGTGGCTGCATTGTCCAGCGCCTAA
- the LOC117136089 gene encoding uncharacterized protein LOC117136089, giving the protein MLGLSRYESSCSSGLWDQLSVLNNDFKILELSDPFSTPLQWMLHSTVLTALPNTIWAPNTELHLASTTFIQISNENTTRYQLLTPKWEYTHLDPAHGTCQAVEKRLPRIAALEV; this is encoded by the exons ATGTTGGGTCTCTCGCGATACGAATCGTCGTGCTCATCGGGCTTGTGGGACCAGCTCTCGGTGTTGAACAATG attttaaaattttagaATTGTCTGACCCCTTTTCGACACCCTTGCAATGGATGCTTCACAGCACTGTGCTGACAGCACTTCCCAACACTATTTGGGCGCCAAATACAGAGTTGCATTTGGCGAGTACAACTTTTATCCAAATTTCGAACGAGAATACAACCCGCTACCAGCTTCTGACCCCAAAATGGGAGTATACCCATCTGGATCCTGCGCATGGCACCTGCCAAGCGGTGGAAAAGCGCCTGCCACGGATTGCCGCCCTGGAAGTGTAG